Within the Phycisphaerae bacterium genome, the region GCACCGAATTGATCATCGTTCGCCACGGCGAGACCGAGTGGAACCTCGACGGCCGCATGCAGGGACACGCGGACAGCAACCTGACGCCGCGCGGCTTTCGTCAGGCCGAAGCGGTGGCGGCACGACTGGTGCAAGAGCGCATCGACGCGATTCACAGCAGCGACTTGGGCCGGGCGATCCGGATGGCGGAGGTATTGGGCAGGGCAAAGGGCGTGACGGTCATCCCCGATGCCCGTCTTCGCGAACGCAACATGGGCATTTTTCAGGGTTTGACCGTCGAAGAAATGAACCGGCGATTTCCGGTGGAATATGACCGTTTCGCCTCGCGTCAGGTCGATTATGTCATTCCTGACGGGGAAAGCATGCGACAATGTCACGATCGCGTGATCACAGGTCTGCAATCGATCGCCGACCGGTACCCGGGCCGCAGAGTGGTGGTGGTGACCCATGGCGGCCCGCTCAGCGCCGCCTTTCGCCACACGATGCAGTTGCCGATCAATGCCCCGCGGCGATGGAGCCTGTTCAACGCGAGCATGAATCGGTTTGAGGTCCAGGGAACGCGGTGGCGACTCCTGGTATGGGGCGATCTGACGCACATGAACGGGCTTGCAAGCCAGGATGACTTTTAGAACCTTACGGCCAGACATCTATGCGGCTTGCGCGCATGTTCTGGGATCGCAGAGCGCTTGGGTTGCGGTCCGCAAAAAGGCGGTCCGCCTTAGTCCTTTAGGCTGCTAGACTATTAGGAGCTTGGATGCCCGGTTCTTCCTAAGAGTCTAAGGGTCTAGCGGACCTTTCCGACTTATCCTACCGCTTCTCATATTTCTGAACAGGCTG harbors:
- a CDS encoding histidine phosphatase family protein, which gives rise to MTPTPSTELIIVRHGETEWNLDGRMQGHADSNLTPRGFRQAEAVAARLVQERIDAIHSSDLGRAIRMAEVLGRAKGVTVIPDARLRERNMGIFQGLTVEEMNRRFPVEYDRFASRQVDYVIPDGESMRQCHDRVITGLQSIADRYPGRRVVVVTHGGPLSAAFRHTMQLPINAPRRWSLFNASMNRFEVQGTRWRLLVWGDLTHMNGLASQDDF